The Algoriphagus sp. TR-M9 genome has a window encoding:
- a CDS encoding GNAT family N-acetyltransferase: MRKFIEQDRKKIINILVESFKGNKSVDFVVGQTEKGRKILMEYSLENCLENGEVFVSDSGNSCALIKYSDQKSKPFKLWVWDLKLALQGIGIPKIPQVLKRESSIEETQPKEPFLYVWFIGVDPESQGKGEGSNLMNSILNMAEARNLPVCLETSTERNFKWYEELGFSVYSSSNQFGFLFNFYRKDLI; this comes from the coding sequence ATGAGAAAATTCATCGAACAGGATCGGAAAAAAATCATCAACATTTTAGTAGAGTCATTTAAAGGGAATAAGTCCGTGGACTTTGTAGTCGGGCAAACTGAAAAAGGAAGGAAAATTCTCATGGAGTACAGTTTAGAAAACTGTTTGGAAAATGGGGAAGTATTTGTTTCTGATTCCGGTAATTCTTGCGCTTTGATTAAATATTCAGATCAGAAGAGCAAGCCCTTTAAATTATGGGTTTGGGATCTGAAATTGGCCCTTCAAGGAATTGGAATACCTAAAATCCCGCAAGTGCTAAAACGGGAATCAAGCATTGAAGAAACTCAGCCTAAAGAACCTTTCCTCTATGTTTGGTTTATTGGTGTAGATCCAGAAAGCCAGGGAAAAGGAGAGGGCTCCAATCTCATGAATTCTATTCTGAACATGGCAGAAGCAAGGAATCTACCAGTCTGTTTGGAAACATCAACTGAGCGCAATTTCAAGTGGTATGAGGAATTGGGATTTTCAGTTTATTCCTCTTCAAATCAATTTGGCTTCTTGTTTAACTTTTATAGAAAGGATTTGATATGA
- a CDS encoding toprim domain-containing protein has product MNYSDLKHEASRIKRDFSIIDYFQGLVSAGALKYEGMQGKEHFFGFLSQRTGSIAVDHRTNVWYDHAAGRGGDVLEAVQVFENKTFAQSVEQLSDLPTERTGVPKNKPKAAPKIKIESVKKVSHPALVNYIRTRGLEPDEISNFAKEVHWENKGKKYFAVGFPNESGGWVLRSSIFKGNILGGGISIQILGTPDRIKIFEGWFDFLSHLKLSRATDFKAIILNSTANLKLSLILDVLAEYEVVDLYLDNDATGEKYTRFFMKAAQLYHYCRNNAISTDWDLKMLKGSRDKFEKLISTLEINPRDVEVIWRFQTEVTDQRCRYMGFEDLNELLKSHVVTGNQIRQ; this is encoded by the coding sequence ATGAATTATTCTGATTTAAAACATGAAGCAAGTCGAATCAAAAGGGACTTCTCTATTATAGATTACTTTCAGGGCTTAGTGAGTGCCGGAGCACTGAAATATGAAGGGATGCAAGGAAAGGAGCATTTCTTTGGTTTTCTTTCACAGAGGACCGGTTCCATTGCAGTGGATCATCGAACCAATGTGTGGTATGATCATGCTGCAGGAAGAGGAGGTGATGTTTTGGAAGCTGTTCAGGTTTTCGAAAATAAAACCTTTGCCCAGTCAGTTGAGCAACTTTCTGATTTGCCAACAGAGAGAACAGGGGTTCCAAAGAATAAGCCTAAAGCTGCTCCAAAGATTAAGATTGAAAGTGTGAAGAAGGTTTCTCATCCAGCTTTGGTCAATTACATACGAACCAGGGGGCTAGAGCCTGATGAGATTTCCAATTTTGCTAAGGAAGTACATTGGGAAAATAAAGGGAAAAAGTACTTCGCTGTCGGTTTTCCCAATGAATCTGGTGGATGGGTGCTTAGATCTTCCATTTTCAAAGGGAATATTTTAGGAGGAGGTATTTCTATCCAGATTCTTGGAACTCCTGATAGGATCAAAATCTTCGAAGGTTGGTTTGACTTTCTGAGTCACTTGAAATTGTCAAGAGCAACTGATTTCAAAGCCATTATTTTGAACAGTACTGCCAATTTAAAATTAAGTCTGATCCTGGATGTTTTGGCAGAATATGAGGTGGTGGACCTTTATTTGGATAACGATGCCACCGGTGAAAAGTACACGAGATTTTTTATGAAAGCAGCCCAACTATACCATTATTGCCGTAACAATGCAATTTCTACTGATTGGGACTTGAAGATGCTAAAGGGTAGCAGAGATAAATTTGAGAAGCTGATATCGACTCTCGAAATTAATCCTAGAGATGTTGAAGTAATATGGAGATTTCAAACAGAAGTCACCGATCAAAGGTGTCGATATATGGGATTTGAGGATTTGAATGAGCTTTTGAAGTCTCATGTTGTCACTGGAAATCAAATTAGACAGTGA
- a CDS encoding transposase, whose amino-acid sequence MKGKKKYSVLFRKEAVDQVIHDKRSVFKVGQDLGVDKSLIRKWVLLYQKHGIMGLMPISNREYPPAFKVKAIETMRKKSLSLLETCIQFNIRSPGSLVKWIALYDEKGSEGLARKQSEPKFPMAKRIKKPKTKEEELLKELASLRAENAYLKKLHALIQADKEKEEKRKSSRN is encoded by the coding sequence ATGAAAGGTAAAAAGAAGTATTCTGTCCTCTTTAGGAAAGAGGCAGTTGATCAAGTGATCCACGATAAGCGATCAGTATTTAAAGTAGGTCAGGATTTAGGAGTTGATAAATCTCTTATTCGTAAATGGGTTCTCTTGTATCAAAAACACGGAATTATGGGCCTTATGCCTATTTCAAATAGAGAATATCCTCCTGCATTCAAGGTCAAGGCTATTGAGACCATGCGAAAGAAGTCGTTATCTTTATTGGAGACCTGTATTCAGTTTAATATTCGAAGTCCTGGTTCCTTGGTCAAATGGATAGCTCTTTATGATGAAAAAGGCTCTGAAGGTTTAGCAAGGAAACAAAGTGAACCAAAATTTCCCATGGCCAAAAGAATCAAAAAGCCCAAAACCAAGGAAGAAGAGCTCCTGAAGGAATTAGCTTCCCTGAGAGCTGAAAATGCATATTTAAAAAAGCTCCATGCCTTAATTCAAGCCGACAAAGAGAAAGAAGAAAAGCGGAAGTCATCCAGGAATTAA
- a CDS encoding relaxase/mobilization nuclease domain-containing protein, with protein sequence MRAKILSSTSSFKGVTYNTNKTQNEKGELMRLLNFGYLQDTKEIGPNEVKNFLIAHSNRNSIVRDKQFHAMISCKEREYIKEELTDIAHEWVDKMGYGQNPFLIVFHKDTANNHVHIVSSRIDKEGKKINDSFEKIRAQEAINEIMRLNPKQEANRTTDALQEFRFSTKAQGMMLLENLGYKLKETNQQLELIKYGSVQGRIPISEINQKLKSYVLDKTRANQLKAILDKYSKIYKTDPIPLFEPKHGSVSAKHLGYRSDLGDFLSAKFGVQLIFHGKDAKTPYGYSLIDNANKIVFKGSEVFPIKRLLEAEGKQQEFQTDKSKAINLIEGKVKLRSAFNDFSTIQQGLEHHSLRFDRREGDTYLNTSQGILSTKDILQSKQLQALDEYLALSEEHSSGQSQDEFDLIPILHVANDEDDEAAHGRKRRKKRNGDNEITR encoded by the coding sequence ATGAGGGCTAAAATTCTTTCCAGCACGAGCAGCTTTAAGGGCGTGACCTACAACACCAATAAAACCCAAAATGAAAAAGGGGAACTGATGAGGTTGCTCAATTTTGGGTATCTCCAGGACACCAAAGAAATAGGTCCGAATGAGGTGAAGAACTTTTTGATTGCTCACTCTAATCGAAATTCCATAGTCAGAGACAAGCAGTTTCATGCCATGATCAGCTGCAAGGAGCGAGAATATATAAAAGAGGAGCTGACTGATATTGCGCATGAGTGGGTAGATAAAATGGGCTATGGGCAGAATCCGTTCCTGATAGTTTTTCACAAGGATACGGCCAATAACCATGTCCATATAGTGTCCTCAAGAATTGATAAGGAAGGAAAGAAGATCAATGATTCTTTTGAAAAAATAAGAGCTCAGGAAGCGATCAATGAGATCATGAGATTGAATCCAAAACAAGAGGCAAATAGAACAACTGATGCACTTCAAGAATTCAGATTCAGTACAAAAGCTCAGGGAATGATGCTCTTAGAGAATCTTGGATACAAGCTCAAGGAAACGAATCAACAACTGGAATTGATCAAATACGGATCGGTCCAGGGGCGAATCCCTATTTCTGAAATTAATCAAAAGCTCAAGTCCTATGTATTGGATAAGACTAGGGCAAATCAGCTAAAAGCAATTCTGGATAAGTATTCCAAAATCTACAAAACTGACCCAATTCCATTATTTGAACCGAAACACGGGAGTGTATCAGCTAAGCATCTTGGTTATCGCTCGGATTTAGGGGATTTCCTTTCTGCCAAGTTTGGTGTTCAATTGATTTTTCATGGAAAGGATGCAAAGACACCTTACGGCTATTCACTGATAGACAATGCCAATAAGATTGTGTTCAAAGGAAGTGAGGTATTTCCAATCAAGCGCTTGCTTGAAGCGGAAGGGAAACAGCAAGAATTTCAAACTGACAAGTCCAAGGCAATTAATCTCATTGAAGGTAAGGTAAAGCTAAGATCAGCATTCAATGACTTTTCCACTATCCAGCAAGGACTAGAGCATCATTCACTAAGGTTTGATCGGAGAGAAGGAGATACTTACCTGAATACCTCACAAGGAATTCTTTCCACCAAGGATATTCTTCAGTCAAAGCAACTACAGGCTTTGGACGAGTATTTAGCCCTATCCGAGGAGCATTCTTCAGGACAAAGCCAAGACGAATTCGACTTGATACCCATACTACATGTAGCCAATGACGAAGATGATGAGGCTGCCCACGGAAGGAAAAGGAGGAAAAAACGCAATGGAGACAATGAAATCACCAGATAA
- a CDS encoding helix-turn-helix domain-containing protein, translating into MTENQRIKIIRKFLGMTQVDFGASIGLTQAGYSDIERGKNNVSGKIKIMLKQVHNVNLTWLESGEGEMMDSTIPNEEWSPERFADDQKQIENLKVEIERLNAENKLYRELLDSKLKIIATLEERFGKG; encoded by the coding sequence GTGACTGAAAATCAGCGAATAAAAATCATCCGAAAATTTTTAGGTATGACCCAAGTGGATTTTGGTGCATCCATAGGATTGACGCAGGCTGGATATTCAGATATTGAAAGAGGTAAAAACAATGTCTCCGGCAAAATAAAAATCATGCTGAAGCAGGTGCACAATGTGAACTTAACTTGGCTGGAAAGCGGTGAAGGAGAAATGATGGACTCCACCATCCCAAATGAGGAATGGAGTCCTGAAAGATTTGCTGATGACCAAAAACAGATCGAAAACCTAAAAGTAGAAATCGAACGACTCAACGCTGAAAACAAACTTTACCGTGAACTTCTGGATTCCAAACTCAAGATAATAGCGACTTTGGAGGAGAGGTTTGGAAAGGGGTAG
- a CDS encoding IS3 family transposase: MFKKAPCLNSSRQRERRKAEVIQELRQSHALSDLLVHAGMARSTFYYHIKQSRKPDKYLEAKKAISRIYKEHKGRMGYRRIKFQLRNEGMILNHKTVLRLMQELGIQSLIRTKKYKSYKGEMGKVAPNLLERNFKASMPNEKWATDITEFKVTDKKLYLSPIIDMFNGEIISYTMSENAKLKPVIDMLEQVERPIAKEKPVIMQSDQGWHYQMKLYQDTLHKKNIVPSMSRKGNCLDNAIIENFFGTLKCELFYLKKYNSINELKKEIKEYIHYYNHKRIRLNLNGMSPVSYRIHSLNST; encoded by the coding sequence ATATTTAAAAAAGCTCCATGCCTTAATTCAAGCCGACAAAGAGAAAGAAGAAAAGCGGAAGTCATCCAGGAATTAAGGCAGTCTCATGCATTATCAGATCTGTTAGTGCATGCTGGGATGGCCAGAAGTACCTTTTATTATCACATAAAACAATCCAGAAAGCCGGATAAATATCTGGAAGCCAAAAAGGCTATTTCCAGGATCTATAAGGAACATAAAGGGCGAATGGGCTACAGGCGCATCAAATTTCAACTTAGAAACGAAGGCATGATTCTCAACCATAAAACAGTTTTGAGATTGATGCAGGAATTGGGAATCCAGAGTTTGATTCGGACAAAAAAATACAAATCCTATAAGGGGGAAATGGGTAAAGTCGCTCCAAATCTTTTAGAACGCAACTTTAAAGCTTCTATGCCAAATGAAAAATGGGCTACCGATATTACGGAGTTTAAAGTCACTGACAAGAAACTCTACTTGTCTCCGATCATTGATATGTTCAATGGAGAGATCATCAGTTATACCATGTCAGAAAATGCCAAATTAAAGCCTGTAATTGATATGTTAGAGCAAGTGGAACGCCCTATTGCGAAGGAAAAACCGGTAATTATGCAATCAGACCAAGGATGGCACTACCAAATGAAATTGTATCAGGATACATTACACAAAAAGAACATTGTCCCAAGTATGTCCCGAAAAGGAAATTGCTTGGACAATGCGATAATAGAAAATTTCTTTGGAACCCTTAAATGTGAATTGTTCTATCTAAAAAAGTACAATTCAATCAATGAGCTGAAAAAAGAAATCAAAGAATACATCCATTATTATAATCACAAAAGAATCCGATTAAACCTGAATGGAATGAGTCCAGTGAGTTATCGAATCCATTCACTAAATTCAACATAA
- a CDS encoding ParA family protein: MIILFANQKGGVGKSTLAALFSNFSVQKKNRKVKVIDMDFQQSLYNKHLNSDLLENEKLYEVELSKISGFRNISKVATRNPNLLTVIDLAGTMDDDNLVQVFKDSGLIICPFCYDEYSVTSTFEFCYVVKKINPESKIILIPNRVKTSVKYETLDSVNQALSKFGELTAPVSDRIDFQRITTSYSPKTLDPILDPIFNKIFNDYIDESSWEVETI; the protein is encoded by the coding sequence ATGATCATTCTATTTGCCAATCAGAAAGGAGGCGTCGGTAAAAGTACCTTGGCAGCACTCTTTTCCAACTTTTCAGTCCAAAAGAAGAATAGGAAGGTGAAAGTCATCGATATGGATTTTCAGCAGTCTTTGTATAACAAGCACCTTAATTCTGACCTGTTGGAAAATGAGAAGCTGTATGAAGTAGAGCTATCGAAAATTTCAGGTTTCCGGAATATCAGCAAGGTAGCAACTCGGAATCCAAACCTGCTTACTGTCATTGACCTGGCAGGGACGATGGATGATGACAATCTGGTACAGGTTTTTAAAGATTCAGGGTTGATCATATGTCCCTTTTGTTACGATGAATACAGCGTGACAAGCACTTTTGAATTTTGCTATGTGGTCAAAAAGATAAACCCGGAGAGCAAAATCATTTTGATTCCAAACCGAGTGAAAACTTCGGTGAAATATGAAACGCTGGACAGCGTCAATCAGGCACTCAGCAAGTTTGGGGAATTGACCGCACCGGTTTCGGATAGGATTGATTTTCAAAGAATAACTACTTCCTATTCTCCAAAAACATTGGATCCAATTCTCGACCCAATTTTCAACAAAATTTTTAATGACTACATAGACGAATCCTCATGGGAAGTGGAAACTATATAA
- a CDS encoding HEPN/Toprim-associated domain-containing protein: MGSYCELYISKFPIATTKNEVDPFLLSVFQPEDLVEFDRKVGDRFKLLYGRDDEAEETERAIQYVSTAKNLKDRLNVIGFTMNRVEEAFENSKEESVERLKEWLADPNFNSSESMTNRLNTELELLNNSSLSDFLEASKEIIENEYGFSPDEKTPISKNPVVNYLLEERYGLDKFPYDYDQRTLLRAILELAKPDEKVTYDITELVEAGYYEDEPESVYDEVIEAVTYDYEIGDKFLILTEGSSDIQILKNSLELLYPHLAGYYSFMDFGISNASGSASSLVASIKSFVGADIRNKIIALFDNDTAAESAIRGLSKTRIPENIRIVQYPPFDFLEDYPTIGPTGITTMNINGLAGSIEMYLGEDTLTDKQKLIPIQWKGFDSALKKYQGEIVDKATVQKKFDKRIKACKSNPELMQNYDWTGIDQILKMIFEVFNK, encoded by the coding sequence ATGGGGTCATATTGTGAATTATATATTTCAAAATTTCCAATAGCAACTACAAAAAATGAAGTTGACCCATTCCTCCTATCTGTATTTCAACCGGAGGACTTGGTTGAATTTGATAGAAAAGTAGGTGATCGTTTTAAGCTACTTTACGGAAGGGATGACGAGGCTGAAGAAACCGAAAGAGCTATTCAATATGTAAGTACTGCTAAAAATCTCAAGGACAGACTAAATGTAATTGGGTTTACAATGAATAGAGTTGAAGAAGCTTTTGAGAACTCTAAAGAAGAATCAGTAGAAAGACTCAAGGAATGGTTGGCAGACCCGAACTTCAATAGCAGTGAATCAATGACCAACAGGTTAAATACAGAATTAGAACTTCTGAATAATTCTAGCTTGTCGGATTTTTTAGAAGCCTCAAAAGAAATCATTGAAAATGAATATGGGTTTTCTCCTGATGAAAAAACTCCTATTTCCAAGAACCCTGTTGTTAATTATCTACTTGAAGAACGATATGGACTTGACAAATTCCCCTACGATTATGACCAAAGAACATTATTAAGAGCAATATTAGAACTCGCCAAACCTGATGAGAAAGTAACCTACGATATTACTGAGTTAGTTGAGGCAGGATACTATGAGGACGAACCTGAATCTGTTTATGACGAAGTAATTGAGGCCGTTACTTATGACTATGAAATAGGAGATAAATTTCTAATCCTAACAGAGGGCTCTTCCGATATCCAAATTCTTAAAAACTCCCTCGAATTGCTTTACCCTCACTTAGCAGGATATTATTCATTTATGGATTTTGGTATATCAAATGCCTCTGGAAGCGCAAGTTCACTAGTTGCAAGCATAAAATCCTTTGTTGGTGCAGATATACGGAATAAAATTATTGCACTATTTGACAATGATACTGCTGCAGAATCTGCGATTCGAGGACTCTCAAAAACAAGAATTCCAGAGAACATTAGAATCGTACAATACCCTCCTTTTGATTTTTTAGAAGATTATCCAACAATTGGCCCTACGGGAATAACAACAATGAATATTAATGGACTTGCTGGTAGCATTGAAATGTATCTAGGAGAGGATACTTTAACTGATAAGCAAAAACTAATTCCGATCCAATGGAAAGGCTTTGATTCCGCATTAAAAAAATATCAAGGTGAAATTGTAGATAAAGCTACAGTTCAAAAAAAGTTTGATAAGAGAATAAAAGCTTGCAAGTCAAACCCGGAATTAATGCAGAATTATGACTGGACAGGAATTGACCAAATTTTGAAAATGATTTTTGAAGTATTTAATAAATAA
- a CDS encoding ParA family protein — protein MKIISLFNNKGGVGKSTLGYHLGHALNEIGKKTLMVDLDPQCNLTICGIDTEELHKIWLEEDEFVDDFEKFNANNELLQKPRSIHFLLKPTEDGLSDFDIIPPPVELAQNLHLIPGRLSIHKFENKLAERWSGAYQSDNLAIRTITKIREICNLYSAKYNYDYIIIDTSPSLGILNKTIISTVDGFFIPAQPDMFSLYGIRNIGSSLNLWQREFETIYNLISSDKRTKFPEKFVQFLGYTIYNAKKYSTDKNEYDLAQAHFSYVQKIPEVIKEFIKESNRVHLSKEQIEQPIGGDAVIHSHNTFPSVAQSLNCPMWEVPDKYSNLYKNNRDWLIEREIEPINQGSYGRYRETKEKYIAFAHSLIERLNNL, from the coding sequence ATGAAAATAATATCGCTATTTAATAATAAAGGAGGAGTTGGAAAATCAACTTTGGGATATCATTTAGGCCACGCCTTGAATGAAATTGGAAAAAAAACGTTGATGGTAGACCTTGACCCTCAATGTAACCTTACAATCTGCGGAATTGATACAGAAGAACTACATAAGATTTGGCTAGAAGAAGATGAGTTCGTGGATGATTTCGAAAAATTCAATGCGAACAATGAACTTCTTCAAAAACCAAGAAGTATTCATTTTCTTTTAAAACCAACAGAAGACGGTTTAAGTGATTTTGATATTATTCCACCACCAGTAGAATTGGCACAAAACCTCCATTTAATACCTGGCAGACTTTCGATTCATAAGTTTGAAAACAAACTCGCAGAAAGATGGAGTGGAGCATATCAAAGTGATAATCTCGCAATTAGAACAATTACGAAAATTCGTGAAATATGCAATTTATATTCTGCAAAATATAACTACGACTACATCATAATAGACACTTCACCTAGTTTAGGGATTTTAAATAAGACAATTATATCTACGGTAGATGGTTTTTTCATTCCAGCACAACCTGATATGTTCAGTCTTTACGGAATAAGAAACATTGGTTCATCTTTAAACCTTTGGCAAAGAGAATTTGAAACAATTTATAATCTAATTTCATCAGACAAACGAACCAAATTCCCCGAAAAATTTGTGCAATTTCTTGGTTACACTATATACAACGCTAAAAAATATAGCACAGATAAAAACGAGTATGACCTAGCTCAAGCACATTTTTCTTATGTCCAAAAAATACCAGAAGTTATCAAGGAATTCATCAAAGAATCAAATCGAGTTCATTTATCAAAGGAACAAATTGAACAGCCAATTGGGGGTGATGCTGTTATTCACTCACATAATACCTTTCCTTCTGTTGCTCAAAGTCTAAATTGTCCTATGTGGGAAGTTCCTGATAAGTATTCCAACCTCTATAAAAACAACAGAGATTGGTTAATCGAAAGGGAGATTGAACCCATCAATCAAGGAAGTTATGGACGATATAGAGAAACCAAGGAGAAATATATCGCATTTGCACATTCCCTTATTGAGCGCTTAAATAATTTGTGA
- a CDS encoding RelA/SpoT domain-containing protein, translating into MNKFDEVLAFYQNPTTQFQLESFRKRVKDFFENNPAFSDHLSVVHSVKSRLKDVNHLEEKLVRKESEKGKEITTDNLFNEITDLIGVRVLHLYFDQFGIIHNEIMKQIDNGEWTLYEPPKAYTWDPDMSEEFEKLGIKSNRKDSYTSVHYVIKPNPKENVFCCEIQVRTLFEEIWGEIDHSINYPVKTDSIACAEQLKVLSKLASTGTRLADSIFRSHIDHKKTKADN; encoded by the coding sequence ATGAATAAATTTGATGAGGTATTAGCATTTTATCAAAACCCTACGACTCAATTTCAACTTGAATCATTCAGGAAAAGAGTAAAGGATTTCTTTGAAAACAACCCTGCATTTAGTGATCATTTATCAGTTGTTCATTCTGTTAAGTCCAGATTAAAGGATGTAAATCATTTAGAAGAAAAATTAGTCCGAAAGGAAAGTGAAAAGGGGAAGGAGATTACTACGGACAACTTGTTTAATGAAATTACAGACTTGATTGGCGTTAGAGTACTACACCTATATTTTGACCAATTTGGAATAATTCATAATGAAATAATGAAGCAGATTGACAATGGTGAATGGACTTTATATGAACCACCAAAGGCCTATACATGGGATCCAGATATGTCTGAAGAATTCGAAAAACTAGGCATAAAATCCAATCGAAAAGATAGTTACACAAGCGTTCATTATGTTATTAAGCCAAATCCAAAAGAAAATGTTTTTTGTTGTGAAATTCAAGTAAGAACCTTATTCGAAGAAATTTGGGGCGAAATTGATCATTCTATTAACTACCCTGTAAAAACAGATAGCATTGCCTGCGCTGAACAATTAAAAGTATTGTCTAAGCTAGCATCCACAGGTACTAGACTTGCGGATTCAATTTTCAGAAGTCATATTGACCATAAAAAAACGAAAGCTGACAACTAG
- a CDS encoding helix-turn-helix domain-containing protein — translation MTVFGSDMHIVTFIFVVCEVLFFVSQLVFYLQNPADKNRKYYLILLGLLILYNITGGLYPDPNLPFSEKVQLNLAYGSGFVMGAFFPYYFYRVFGLDELKWDSKVGIWIFLITPFVLFFLIGLPLLDDLPFTIWYGLAIPLAYAIYLDVKIFLCIRKKFKGTQNPVEAVLTYMAMCPWVLLPVFSYVDASQLFEVLCTNIGFIIITFLFIRNKIYENRKAFEKLNGFDQKTQIDQSAFFNQRCVELGLTKRECEVAEQAAQGLTSKEIADILFISERTVNKHLQAIYKKSESKNRVELINSLNAYS, via the coding sequence ATGACCGTATTCGGCTCAGATATGCATATTGTGACGTTTATTTTCGTAGTATGCGAGGTATTATTTTTCGTATCGCAATTGGTTTTTTACCTCCAAAATCCTGCTGATAAGAATCGTAAATATTATCTGATTTTGTTGGGGTTATTGATTCTTTACAATATTACAGGAGGTTTATACCCAGATCCAAATTTGCCATTTTCTGAAAAGGTTCAATTAAATCTTGCCTATGGATCTGGCTTTGTGATGGGAGCTTTTTTTCCATACTATTTCTACCGGGTTTTTGGTTTAGATGAATTGAAATGGGATTCCAAAGTAGGCATATGGATTTTCCTTATAACTCCATTCGTCTTATTCTTTTTGATAGGTCTTCCTTTGCTTGATGATTTGCCTTTCACCATTTGGTACGGCTTGGCAATTCCATTGGCCTATGCCATTTACCTAGATGTCAAAATTTTTCTTTGTATAAGGAAAAAGTTCAAGGGCACACAAAATCCTGTGGAAGCGGTTTTGACATATATGGCAATGTGTCCTTGGGTATTGCTACCTGTATTTAGCTATGTAGATGCATCTCAACTTTTTGAGGTTTTATGCACTAATATTGGTTTTATCATCATTACCTTTTTGTTTATAAGAAATAAGATTTACGAAAACAGAAAGGCTTTTGAAAAATTGAATGGATTTGATCAGAAGACTCAAATTGATCAAAGTGCTTTTTTCAACCAAAGGTGTGTGGAATTGGGGTTGACCAAAAGAGAGTGCGAAGTTGCGGAACAGGCAGCTCAAGGTTTGACAAGCAAAGAAATCGCAGATATACTTTTTATTTCAGAAAGAACGGTAAATAAACACCTTCAGGCGATTTACAAAAAATCTGAGAGTAAAAACCGGGTGGAATTGATCAACTCGCTAAACGCTTATTCATAA
- the mobC gene encoding plasmid mobilization relaxosome protein MobC has product MKEKRENLSWVSVRLKPEIYTRLKEESQSLKMSLSQLIRIKLSSEDAKIIDLTGLLNSIEKLVSEQARVNNNINQLAKHANTYRDKISPSVFKDHTTLMSKHIEHRDFMNRLLKQIYQAIR; this is encoded by the coding sequence ATGAAAGAGAAAAGAGAGAATCTTTCTTGGGTATCTGTCAGGTTAAAACCGGAGATCTATACCCGATTGAAAGAGGAAAGTCAGTCACTAAAGATGTCATTGAGTCAATTGATCAGGATAAAGCTGAGCAGCGAAGATGCCAAAATCATTGACCTCACTGGACTCTTGAATTCAATTGAAAAACTAGTCTCAGAACAGGCTAGGGTGAACAATAATATCAACCAATTGGCAAAACATGCCAATACCTATAGGGACAAAATTTCTCCCTCTGTTTTTAAAGATCATACCACGCTAATGTCAAAGCATATCGAGCACCGAGATTTTATGAACAGGCTTTTGAAACAAATCTATCAAGCAATCAGATGA